A stretch of Planococcus citri chromosome 5, ihPlaCitr1.1, whole genome shotgun sequence DNA encodes these proteins:
- the LOC135847179 gene encoding bifunctional glutamate/proline--tRNA ligase-like codes for MEQLTVSNEIKEEVKFIELPGAEMGKVVVRFSLEASGYLHIGHAKAALLNQYFQEKFQGKLIMRFEDTNPAKEKVNFEKVILEDLHLLQIKPDIFTHTSDYFDKILEFCEQLLHEGKAYVDDTNPKVMKRKRRQGVESKNRNNTVEKNLLMWREMQNGTEYGQTCCVRAKINMSSAIGCLRDPTIYRCKNQTHSKTGNKYKVYPTYDFACPIVDSIEGVTHCLRTTEYHDQNDQFYWFIDALKLRRPYIWQYSRLNMTNTVLSRSKLAWFVEKGYVDGWDDARFPTVRGILRRGMTVTALKQFIIAQGSSRSVVRMEWDKIWSFNRKVIDPIAPRYNAFQSQGTVPVLVKNVKTEKVQVPRHPKNDEVGKKFIWKHNRILIDYIDAEDLEENENTTFVNWGNLMITKINRDGENITSVEAEENLSNTDFKNTSKLTWLADVDEAPFVPCVCVYYDHIISKPVLGKDDDFKEYSYPNTKIEIAMLGDPELVNVKKGDIIRLQTRGFYICDQEYQPRSVPTGCETPIVLFLVPDGYLKRKSITAHKVDEEHLIDFFKKAKISHDKVLEYTKMFSYKRIKRQEIFNFKYDKLKSYGMKSVGDMLRILCYIKMKPDIDEAELKNATYKVLTDSEREKILQEEEESLSAYIDDIIQEMDEFEEKMRIPRT; via the exons ATGGAGCAGCTTACTGTATCCAATGAAATAAAAGAAGAAGTTAAATTTATCGAacttcctggcgcagaaatggGTAAAGTTGTGGTTAGATTTTCTCTTGAAGCCAGCGG GTATTTACACATCGGTCACGCTAAAGCTGCTTTGCTTAATCAGTATTTTCAAGAGAAATTCCAAGGTAAATTAATCATGAGATTCGAAGATACTAATCCTGCCAAGGAGAAAGTGAATTTCGAAAAG GTTATCCTCGAAGATTTACATTTACTGCAAATAAAACCTGATATATTTACTCATACGTCGGATTATTTCgataaaatattggaattttgcGAACAATTGCTGCACGAAGGTAAAGC ATATGTCGACGATACTAATCCTAAAGTCATGAAACGAAAACGAAGACAAGgagtcgaatcaaaaaataggaataaCA ctgtcgagaaaaatttattaatgtGGCGTGAAATGCAGAATGGTACCGAGTATGGACAGACTTGCTGTGTTCGTGCTAAAATCAATATGTCCTCAGCTATTGGCTGCCTAAGAGACCCTACCATTTACCGGTGTAAGAACCAGACTCATTCCAAAACTGGAAATAAATACAA gGTTTATCCAACGTACGATTTCGCCTGCCCTATTGTCGATAGTATAGAAGGTGTGACGCATTGTTTAAGAACCACCGAATACCACGACCAAAACGATCAATTTTATTGGTTCATAGACGCTTTAAAACTACGCAGACCTTACATTTGGCAGTACAGTCGATTAAATATGACGAATACGGTTCTTTCGAGAAGTAAATTGGCCTGGTTTGTCGAAAAAGGATACGTAGATGGATG gGATGATGCTCGATTCCCCACCGTACGCGGTATTTTACGTCGTGGCATGACTGTTACTGCTCTAAAACAGTTTATAATCGCTCAAGGATCTTCTAGATCTGTTGTCAGAATGGAATGGGATAAAATTTGGTCTTTTAATAGAAAA GTAATCGACCCGATAGCTCCGCGTTACAACGCTTTTCAATCTCAAGGAACCGTTCCAGTGCtggtgaaaaatgtaaaaactgaaaaagtccAAGTTCCTAGACATCCTAAAAACGACGAAGTTGGTAAAAAGTTTATTTGGAAGCATAATCGGATTTTAATCGATTACATCGATGCCGAAGATCTAGAAGAAAACGAAAATACTACTTTCGTCAATTGGGGAAATTTAATGATAACAAAAATCAACAG aGATGGTGAAAATATTACGAGTGTCGAAGCCGAAGAAAATCTATCGAATACCGATTTCAAGAATACTTCGAAATTAACTTGGCTCGCCGATGTGGATGAAGCTCCATTTGTACCTTGTGTCTGCGTTTATTATGATCATATCATTTCAAAGCCTGTTTTAGGCAAAGATGACGATTTCAAAGAATATAGTTATCCCAATACAAAA ATTGAAATAGCTATGTTAGGTGATCCAGAACTAGTTAATGTGAAAAAAGGAGATATTATTCGACTGCAAACAAGAGGATTCTACATTTGTGATCAAGAATACCAACCTCGAAG CGTGCCTACCGGTTGCGAAACGCCAATAGTGTTATTTCTCGTACCAGATGGTTATTTGAAGAGAAAGTCTATTACAGCCCATAAGGTGGACGAAG aacATTTGAtcgatttcttcaaaaaagccaaaatttcacaCGACAAGGTGCTAGAATACACGAAAATGTTTTCCTACAAAAGAATTAAAAgacaagaaatttttaatttcaagtacGACAAGTTGAAATCCTATGGAATGAAGTCCGTGGGCGATATGCTGCGAATTCTATGTTATATCAAGATGAAACCAGATATAGATGAAGCTGAACTTAAAAACGCAACGTATAAG GTATTGACGGATAgtgaaagggaaaaaattttacaagaagaagaagaatcaCTTTCCGCCTATATAGACGACATAATTCAAGAAATGGatgagtttgaagaaaaaatgcgTATACCTAGAACTTGA